From the Kogia breviceps isolate mKogBre1 chromosome 15, mKogBre1 haplotype 1, whole genome shotgun sequence genome, one window contains:
- the RTL10 gene encoding protein Bop, which produces MPRGRRQGPRNPIRAAANYANAHPWQVDGATPGVAYTPLVDPWIERPCCGDPVCVRTTMEQKSSASGAVGGKPAERCPPAMRVGPRPLRVDFHWVPGSDPGTFDGSPWLLDRFLAQLGDYMSFRFEHYQDNLSRVCEILGRLTGRARAWAAPYLDGDLPLPDDYELFCQDLEEVIQNPNNVAEYHAARPCSLPLASSQPPVAPQLPVVIQYLARFSEALALNMGSPPRSVPAALATPTVSSSNSTSRNTLSEQLLAMESSPGPAEPPALSSSAGSAGPGPVGPSSSQPGEAAPKPVPAVEESAEPPAQKPGPTNPGGPGPQETKEVSETEAGQEASLGTPQGAVDTPATPGEPPFCPMPQPTALDSEHGLGRCGSAPLS; this is translated from the coding sequence ATGCCTCGTGGCCGGCGCCAGGGCCCTCGCAATCCCATCCGGGCGGCAGCCAACTACGCCAATGCACACCCCTGGCAGGTGGACGGGGCCACTCCTGGGGTTGCGTACACCCCCCTAGTGGATCCCTGGATTGAGCGGCCCTGCTGTGGGGAccctgtgtgtgtgcgcacaacCATGGAGCAGAAGAGCTCAGCAAGTGGTGCTGTGGGCGGTAAGCCCGCAGAGAGGTGCCCCCCGGCAATGCGCGTGGGCCCACGGCCCCTCAGGGTGGACTTCCACTGGGTGCCCGGCTCGGACCCAGGCACCTTTGATGGCTCCCCTTGGCTGCTGGACCGCTTTCTGGCCCAGCTGGGCGATTACATGTCCTTCCGCTTTGAGCACTACCAGGACAACCTCAGCCGCGTCTGCGAGATCCTCGGGCGCCTGACAGGCCGAGCCCGGGCGTGGGCAGCCCCCTACCTTGATGGGGACCTGCCCCTACCTGACGACTATGAACTTTTTTGCCAGGATCTTGAGGAAGTTATTCAAAACCCAAACAACGTTGCTGAGTACCACGCTGCAAGGCCCTGTTCTTTGCCTCTGGCCTCGAGCCAGCCACCAGTGGCCCCACAGCTGCCTGTGGTGATACAGTACTTAGCTAGGTTCTCAGAGGCCTTGGCCCTCAACATGGGCAGTCCCCCTAGGTCTGTCCCTGCTGCTCTGGCCACCCCCACTGTTTCTAGTTCCAACTCCACATCTAGAAATACTCTATCTGAGCAGCTTCTAGCCATGGAGAGCAGCCCTGGGCCTGCGGAGCCTCCTGCCTTGTCCAGCTCTGCAGGCAGCGCTGGTCCTGGTCCCGTAGGGCCATCTTCCTCCCAGCCAGGGGAGGCGGCCCCCAAACCTGTCCCTGCAGTTGAAGAATCTGCTGAACCCCCTGCCCAGAAACCAGGTCCCACTAACCCAGGGGGTCCGGGACCCCAGGAAACAAAGGAGGTTTCTGAGACAGAGGCAGGCCAGGAGGCATCCTTAGGTACCCCACAGGGGGCAGTGGACACCCCAGCGACCCCAGGAGAGCCACCATTCTGTCCCATGCCCCAGCCCACAGCACTGGATTCCGAACATGGCCTGGGCAGGTGTGGCAGTGCCCCCTTGTCATGA